Proteins from a genomic interval of Anolis sagrei isolate rAnoSag1 chromosome 1, rAnoSag1.mat, whole genome shotgun sequence:
- the LOC132761746 gene encoding zinc finger protein 135-like, whose translation MEEKASKCLEREKSFSRRDLLPQHERGAHTGNKPYTCLECGKSFTHSGNLRRHQRTHTGEKPFKCLECGQSFAHSGSLRRHQRTHTGEKPYPCLECGLSFTESGSLRSHQRTHTGEKPYTCPECGLSFTQSSTLHRHQRTHIGEKPYTCLHCGQRFSRSSHLHSHQRTHTGEKPYTCLECRQSFTESGSLRSHQRIHTGEKLYTCLECGKSFTESGSLCSHQRTHTGEKPYACLECGKSFTKSGNLHSHQRIHTGEKPYTCLECGQSFTQSGSLRSHQRTHTGEKPYACLECGKSFNHSSSLHKHKRIHTGEKPYKCLECGQSFTHSSSLRSHQRMHAGEKPYTCLECGKSFTHSSGLRSHQRMHAGEKPYKCLECGKSFTHNSGLRSHQRTHTGEKPINA comes from the coding sequence atggaggagaaagcatCTAAATGCCTGGAGCGTGAAAAGAGTTTCTCTCGGAGGGATCTTCTGCCGCAACATGAAAGGGGGGCTCACACCGGGAACAAACCCTATacttgcctggagtgtggaaagagcttcactcacagtggaaatctacgtagacatcaaaggactcacactggggagaaaccctttaaatgcctggagtgtgggcagagctttgctcacagtggaagtctacgtagacatcaaaggacgcacactggggagaaaccttatccatgcctggagtgtggactgagcttcactgagagtggaagtctacgttcccatcaaaggactcacaccggggagaaaccctatacatgcccggagtgtggactgagcttcactcagagttcaactctacatagacatcaaaggactcacattggggagaaaccctatacatgcctgcaTTGTGGGCAGAGATTCAGTCGGAGTTcccatctacattcacatcaaaggacccacactggggagaaaccctatacatgtctaGAGTGTAGACAaagcttcactgagagtggaagtctacgttcccatcaaaggattcatACCGGGGAGAAActttatacatgcctggagtgtggaaagagcttcactgagagtggaagtctatgttcccatcaaaggactcacaccggggagaaaccctatgcatgcctggagtgtggaaagagcttcactaagagtggaaatctacattcccatcaaaggattcataccggggagaaaccctatacatgcctggagtgtggacagagcttcactcagagtggaagtctacgttcccatcaaaggactcacactggagagaaaccctatgcatgcctggagtgtggaaagagcttcaatcATAGTTCAAGTCTGCATAAACataaaaggattcacactggggagaaaccctataaatgcctggagtgtggacagagcttcactcacagttcaagtctacgttcacatcaaaggatgcatgctggggagaaaccctatacatgcctggagtgtggaaagagcttcactcacagttcaggtctacgttcacatcaaaggatgcatgctggggagaaaccctataaatgcctggagtgtggaaagagctttacaCATAATTCTGGTctgcgttcacatcaaaggacacacactggggagaaacccataaatgcctag